In a single window of the Pontibacter russatus genome:
- the gldD gene encoding gliding motility lipoprotein GldD, with the protein MSQAKKNTTRRSAKGQVFIGICLATSLVACEAEYTPKPKGYNRIDLPTAAYQPLQDEHPYMFEFSQHAKVRPDSSGIAQPHWINIIYPALGANVQLTYKDLESEQMLNDLIEDARKLTAKHQIKAYAIEESEIRTPAGDVASVFELEGEVPSQFQFYVTDSTEHFLRGALYFQTATQNDSLAPVIEYVKKDIVHLLNTLEWKEQQR; encoded by the coding sequence ATGTCGCAAGCAAAAAAGAACACTACCAGAAGGTCAGCTAAGGGGCAGGTATTTATAGGTATATGCCTGGCAACCTCCCTGGTGGCCTGCGAAGCAGAATACACCCCCAAACCAAAAGGCTACAACCGTATTGACCTGCCGACCGCTGCCTACCAGCCGCTGCAGGACGAGCACCCCTACATGTTCGAATTCTCGCAGCACGCCAAGGTGCGGCCTGATTCGTCGGGCATTGCACAGCCGCACTGGATCAACATCATATACCCCGCCCTCGGGGCCAACGTGCAGCTCACCTACAAGGACCTCGAAAGCGAGCAGATGCTGAACGACCTGATAGAGGACGCGCGCAAACTCACGGCCAAGCACCAGATAAAAGCCTATGCCATTGAGGAATCGGAGATAAGGACGCCCGCCGGCGATGTGGCCTCAGTATTTGAGTTGGAAGGCGAAGTGCCCAGCCAGTTCCAGTTTTACGTGACCGACTCTACCGAGCATTTCCTGCGCGGTGCTCTCTATTTTCAGACAGCCACACAGAACGATTCCCTGGCGCCTGTCATCGAGTATGTGAAAAAGGACATCGTGCACCTGCTCAATACGCTGGAGTGGAAGGAGCAGCAGCGATAG
- a CDS encoding single-stranded DNA-binding protein, translated as MASVNKVILIGNLGKDPEVRHLEGGIAVARFPIATSETFKDKSGQKQERTEWHNIVVWRGLAEVAEKYLRKGNSVYIEGKLRTNNYQDKEGIQRYSTEIVADNMTMLGGRNDAGSGGEGHYQASSSPASSSGGNAGNTGNASAFQNDEPDDLPF; from the coding sequence ATGGCAAGTGTAAACAAAGTAATCCTGATCGGAAACCTGGGCAAAGACCCGGAAGTACGCCACCTCGAAGGCGGCATAGCCGTAGCGCGTTTCCCGATCGCCACTTCTGAGACGTTTAAAGACAAAAGCGGCCAGAAGCAGGAAAGAACCGAATGGCACAACATTGTAGTCTGGAGAGGCCTCGCTGAGGTGGCGGAAAAGTACCTCAGGAAAGGCAATTCCGTCTATATAGAAGGCAAGCTCCGGACAAACAACTACCAGGACAAGGAGGGCATCCAGCGCTACAGCACCGAGATTGTGGCGGACAACATGACCATGCTGGGCGGCCGCAATGACGCAGGCAGCGGCGGCGAAGGCCATTACCAGGCGTCCTCCTCCCCGGCCTCCTCCTCGGGCGGCAACGCGGGCAATACCGGCAACGCATCCGCCTTCCAGAACGACGAGCCGGACGACCTGCCGTTCTAA
- the gldE gene encoding gliding motility-associated protein GldE — MESLDSGDPLSYGLLQILQSSLAQLRFEYIAAILAGFILLLLSALISGAEAAFFSLSERELEHCKNSRLPSEQRVSQLLQEPRKLLTTLLILNNGINVSIITLFAYVAWQVFGTMALPAGIMAACMLFATFFIVFCGEVLPKVYVQKRRLAITSRAAAVLDRLEKPLSPLARLLMAISTYIEERYMLKSYNHTIEDLHHSLDMALTNEETSPEERRILRGVVNFGSITVKQIMRPHIDIVAFSTKMTFPELLPLIVQWGYSRVPVYTESNDKIEGILYVKDLLPHLDKGVEFNWQQLVRPPFFVQETRRISDLFQDFKEKHVHMAIVVNEYGTTCGLLTLEDIVEEIVGEINDEYDDDEIIYTQLDENTYIFDGKTSLHDFCKIAEVPFDAFNEVKGGNETVAGLLLALFSRIPRVGEDVSYGRFHFTVESADFKRVKRVKINVASKKEHYQKVS, encoded by the coding sequence TTGGAAAGTTTAGATTCCGGAGACCCCCTGAGTTACGGTTTACTCCAGATACTACAAAGCTCACTCGCGCAACTCAGGTTTGAATACATTGCCGCCATCCTGGCGGGTTTTATATTACTGCTGCTCTCTGCCCTCATCTCGGGGGCGGAGGCAGCTTTCTTCTCTCTCTCGGAGCGGGAACTGGAGCACTGCAAGAACAGCCGCCTGCCATCTGAGCAGCGCGTGTCCCAACTCCTGCAAGAACCGCGCAAACTGCTCACCACCCTCCTCATTCTCAACAACGGCATCAACGTCAGCATCATCACGCTTTTTGCCTACGTGGCCTGGCAGGTGTTCGGCACGATGGCCTTGCCTGCCGGCATCATGGCGGCCTGTATGCTGTTCGCCACCTTCTTTATCGTGTTCTGCGGGGAGGTGCTGCCGAAAGTATATGTGCAGAAAAGGCGGCTTGCTATCACAAGCCGGGCTGCCGCTGTGCTGGACCGCCTCGAAAAGCCGCTCAGCCCCCTCGCGCGGCTGCTGATGGCGATCAGCACTTATATAGAAGAGCGCTATATGCTCAAGTCCTACAACCACACCATCGAGGACCTGCACCACAGCCTGGACATGGCCCTGACAAATGAGGAGACTTCCCCGGAGGAGCGCCGCATCCTGCGCGGCGTGGTCAACTTCGGCTCTATCACCGTGAAGCAGATCATGCGCCCGCACATCGACATTGTGGCGTTCAGCACCAAAATGACCTTCCCGGAACTGCTGCCCCTCATCGTGCAGTGGGGCTACTCGCGCGTGCCGGTATATACCGAGAGCAACGATAAAATTGAGGGCATCCTGTACGTAAAAGACCTGCTCCCTCACCTTGACAAAGGGGTAGAGTTTAACTGGCAGCAGTTGGTGCGCCCGCCTTTCTTTGTGCAGGAGACCAGGCGCATCTCAGACTTGTTTCAGGATTTCAAGGAAAAGCACGTGCATATGGCCATTGTGGTGAACGAGTACGGCACCACCTGCGGCCTGCTGACCCTGGAGGATATTGTGGAGGAAATTGTCGGCGAGATTAATGATGAGTACGATGATGACGAAATCATTTATACCCAGCTCGACGAAAATACCTATATATTTGACGGCAAGACATCGCTGCACGACTTTTGCAAGATAGCAGAAGTGCCCTTCGACGCCTTTAACGAAGTGAAGGGCGGAAACGAAACGGTGGCCGGGCTGCTGCTGGCGCTGTTCTCCCGCATTCCGCGCGTAGGCGAGGATGTTTCCTACGGCCGCTTCCATTTTACCGTAGAGTCGGCGGACTTTAAGCGCGTGAAAAGAGTGAAGATAAATGTCGCAAGCAAAAAAGAACACTACCAGAAGGTCAGCTAA